Within the Solwaraspora sp. WMMA2056 genome, the region CGGCGGTCATGGACGATTCTGTGGCCGGAGGGTGCGGTCCACGAGGAGGCGGACCGGTTCCTGTGCCGGTACGACGGTGAGCCGGGCACGCAGCGGACGTACGCCTACCTGCTGGTGGATCATCTGCGGTGGCTCGAGCGGGAGGCGTTACACCTCGCCGCGGTACGGCTACGGGATCTCCAGCGGTACATGGGCATCGTCGGCGCGGAGGTCCGGATTCCGCTAGGGGAACCGTGGCGGGTCGGGAAGCGCCCGTACGGCACGGCGACGTTGGGAACTGCGGCGTCGGTGCTGAAGGCGTTCTACCTCGGGCTGAGCAACGAGCACCGCAGCGCCGAGCTGCGCCGGGATCTGGATCGGGTTCGGTTGCCGTCGAAGGCGGACCGCGACCGGGCGCTGCTGGGGCATGTCAAGTCGACGATGTCGGCCAATCCCCTCGCGCCGCGCCACAGCGGCCGGCGGCATCCGAAGATGCTGCCGGACGACGGCCGCGGTCGCCTGCTCAAGAAGGTGAGCACCGCCCGGGACCGCATGATCGTCACCTGGTTGTACGACGGCGGGTTCCGCATTGGCGAGATGTGCGGTCTTCACCTGGCGGACCTGCACCTGCGGGAGAACACCGAGTGCGCCCAGGCGCGCGCCGCGCATGTGCACATCTGTCACCGCGAGGCCAACGCCAACAAGGCCCGGGCGAAGACGAAGCACCCGTGGGAGTTGGTGAACGGTGTCGTCCACGGTGGGCTGATCCGGCGGGTCAGCCCGGAGATGGTCCACACCTACTTCGCGTACATGACCACGGAGTATCCGCGCGCCGCGGCGACAGGTCACGGCATGCTGCTGGTGCAGCTCGCCGGCGAGGAGTACGGGCAGCCGCTGTCGACTGCGGGCGCGCGTAGCATGTTCCGCCGGGCTGGACTGCGGGCCGGGCTCGGCCGGGTGCATCCGCACCAGGCCCGGCACAACTTCGCCACCGCGGTCCTGGACGCCTCGGGCGGCAACCTCACGATCGCCCGCGACGCCGGCGGGTGGGCGTCCAGCGCCACGGTGGACGAGATCTACGGGCACACCGACATCCACGCACCGCAGTTCGACGCGGCGCTGCGCAAGGTTTGGGGTGAGCAGTGACCGCCGCCGCGCAGCTCACCGTGGTCCGCCCAGACCGCCAGCACCGCGACCGGCTCGCGATCCTGACGGCCCTGATCGCCGGGCCGGGTTTCGACCCGGTGTTCCGCGACGATGTTATCCGCGTGCCCAAGAACCACCCGGCGCTGCACTGGAACTGCCTGATCGACGGCTGCAACTCACCTGGCTCACGTCAGCCCGGTTTCCCGTCCGGGAACGTGCCCGGTATCCAGGTGGTTATCGCTACGGCAACTGCTTGGAGGAGCAGCCGCGTGCCGCGCGTTTCCCAGTGCCTTTCGACGTCCTGGCATTCGCTTCTTGAGCCATCCTGTTCCCGCCGCGCACGTCAACGCCCCTTACGGGCACGTCCACCGGATCAACCGGCGCGTGACGGGGTTTCCGTGTTCCACACCCTTCAGATACGACCTGGCAGGGCGCCGTCTATCCCCCGAGGGCAGTGGTGTCCTCGCACCGAGACCCTTACCTCTCTCGTGCCACCTGCCGGACCTTCCCCGGCCGGCCCTTGCCACCCCCGCCACCTGCCAGCAAAGGGGCTAAACGTTAACGAGGGGTCGACGACGGTTCACTTGCGTTCGCCCATCCAGGTCTTCCCCTTGCCTGCTCGCCGTCGGCAGACTGACCGCGCGCTTTGGCTTCTCCCGCGGGCTTC harbors:
- a CDS encoding tyrosine-type recombinase/integrase encodes the protein MGRRRVVGQIRVQEIFLTGSRRSWTILWPEGAVHEEADRFLCRYDGEPGTQRTYAYLLVDHLRWLEREALHLAAVRLRDLQRYMGIVGAEVRIPLGEPWRVGKRPYGTATLGTAASVLKAFYLGLSNEHRSAELRRDLDRVRLPSKADRDRALLGHVKSTMSANPLAPRHSGRRHPKMLPDDGRGRLLKKVSTARDRMIVTWLYDGGFRIGEMCGLHLADLHLRENTECAQARAAHVHICHREANANKARAKTKHPWELVNGVVHGGLIRRVSPEMVHTYFAYMTTEYPRAAATGHGMLLVQLAGEEYGQPLSTAGARSMFRRAGLRAGLGRVHPHQARHNFATAVLDASGGNLTIARDAGGWASSATVDEIYGHTDIHAPQFDAALRKVWGEQ